A window of Agrobacterium vitis genomic DNA:
GCCAGCCGTTAAAGCCTTGCAGGGAAAAATCGAGCTGGGCCTTCCTGAAAAAACCAAGGATATCAAAAAAGCGGAGAGCCTGTCCGGTTCTTAAACAAACTGGAGAGAGACCCGCACGCTGCTTGGAGCCAGGACGGATTTACGGTCCACGGCACAGACGGCGATCACCATGATCGGAGGAGTAGAGTCATATGAGCAACCATCTTTTTGATGCCATCAAAGCCGCAGCACGGCCCAGTTCACCATTCATTCTGATCAATGGCGGAAGGATCTGGACGTATGACGATGCGATTGCGCTTTCCGGACAGATTGCTGGCGCTATTGCCAAGCTCGGCATTCAGCCCGGCGACCGGATTGCCGTGCAGATCGAAAAAAGCCCGGAAGCACTGATCCTCTACTTGGCCTGCCTTCGCGCCGGTGCGGTCTACCTGCCGCTGAACACGGCCTATACGCTTGCCGAACTGGACTATTTCATTGGCGATGCCGAGCCGAAGCTGGTGGTTGTCTCCTCCTCCGCGCTGGACCCCATCAGAAAAGTGGCTGCCCCCTATGGAGCGCATGTCGAAACGCTGAATGCGGACGGCTCAGGCTCGCTGATCGATCTTGCCCGCATAGAACCGACCGATTTCGCCAATGTCGCCCGCGCGCCCGACGATCTCGCCGCCATCCTTTATACGTCGGGAACAACCGGTCGCTCCAAGGGCGCGATGCTGACCCATGACAATCTCCTGTCGAATGCCTTGACCCTGCGCGAGTTCTGGCGCGTCACAAGCGATGACCGGCTGATCCACGCCCTGCCGATTTTCCATACGCACGGGCTGTTCGTCGCCACCAATGTGACCCTGCTGTCTGGCGCGTCAATGATCCTGTTGCCAAAATTCGATCCTGACGAAGTGCTGTCATTGATGCCGAATGCCACGCTTCTCATGGGTGTTCCGACCTTTTACGTGCGCCTCCTGCAAAGCCAGAAGCTGGACCGGGAGATCACCGCCAATATACGCCTTTTCATCTCCGGCTCGGCGCCTCTGCTGGCCGAAACCCATGTCGAGTTTGGCAAGCGCACCGGCAAAGCGATCCTTGAACGCTACGGCATGACCGAAACCAACATGAACACGTCCAATCCCTATGACGGAGACCGAGTTCCAGGAACCGTCGGCCTGCCGCTGCCGGACGTGACCGTGCGTATCACCGATCCCGCCAGCGGTGCCATTCTTCCAGCAGGCGAAACAGGGTCGATTGAAATCAAAGGACCGAATGTCTTCAAGGGCTATTGGCGGATGCCTGAAAAGACCGCTGCTGAATTCACCGCGGACGGCTTCTTCATCAGCGGCGATCTCGGCAAGATCGATGAGAACGGCTATGTCCATATCGTTGGGCGCGGCAAGGATCTGGTGATCTCAGGCGGATACAATATCTACCCCAAGGAAGTCGAAAGCGAAATCGACCAGCTTGAGGGCGTCGTCGAAAGTGCTGTTATCGGCGTACCCCACCCGGATTTTGGCGAAGGCGTAACCGCCATTGTCATCTGCAAGCCCGGCGTCTCGCTGGATGAGAAGGCAATCCTCACTGCGCTTCAGGATCGGCTTGCCCGCTACAAGCAGCCCAAGCGTATTATTTTCCTGGAAGACCTGCCGCGCAATACGATGGGCAAGGTCCAGAAGAATGTTCTGCGCCAGCAATATGCCGATCTTTACGCGGCAGCCTGATTAAGCCTGGGAGCGCGCTCCAACTGCTCCCAGGTTAAGCCGCGTCATTTGGGAGGGGCGCGTGCAGAGATATCCAATCTGAATATACACACGCTGCCGGCACTCATCACGCCGCAGGGAGGGGACTTATGAACATTGAAATCCTATCTATAGGGCTGTTGGTTGCGATCTTCATCATCGCGACGATCCAGCCAATCAATATGGGTGTTCTGGCTTTTGGCTGCACCTTCGTCCTGGGCTCGCTGATTATCGGCATGAAGCCCGCCGACATTTTTGCGGGTTTTCCCGCCGACCTGTTCCTCACACTGGTAGCCGTCACCTATCTCTTTGCTATCGCTCAGATTAACGGAACCATCGACTGGCTTGTGGAACGGTCTGTCCGGATGGTTCGCGGGCGGGTCGGGTGGATACCCTGGGTGATGTTCCTCGTTGCTGCGATCATCACCGGATTCGGTGCGCTGGGTCCAGCCGCCGTTGCCATCCTCGCTCCTGTAGCACTCAGCTTTGCCGTTCAATACAGAATACATCCGGTTTTGATGGGGCTGATGGTCATTCACGGCGCACAGGCCGGTGGCTTCTCGCCGATCAGCATCTATGGCGGCATTACCAACCAAATCGTCGCCAAGGCTGGTCTTCCCTTCGCGCCGACCTCGCTGTTTCTCTCCAGCTTCTTCTTCAATCTGGCAATTGCCGTTCTCGTCTTTTTCGTTTTCGGCGGCCTTTCCATCCTGAAACAGAGATCTGCTGTCAAAGGCCCCCTGCCCGAACTTCATCCTGAAGGCATCTCGGCCTCTATAAAAGGCCATGGCGGCACGCCTGCCAAGCCGTTCCGCGAACATGCCTATGGTACCGCCGCAGACACCCAGTCAAAGGTGCGGCTGACGACCGAGAAGGTGACGACGCTTATTGGCCTTACCGCGCTTGGCGTCGGAGCCTTGGTCTTCAAGTTCAATGTTGGTCTGGTGGCAATCACCGTTGCGGTGCTGCTGGCTCTGCTTTCGCCCACAACGCAAAAGGCCGCCATCGACAAGGTCAGTTGGTCAACCGTGCTGCTGATTTCCGGCATCATCACCTATGTCGGCGTGATGGAAAAGGCAGGCACGATCGATTACGTCGCCCATGGCATCTCTAGCCTTGGCATGCCGCTGCTGGTGGCGTTGCTGCTGTGCTTCACAGGCGCCATCGTCTCAGCCTTCGCTTCATCGACAGCTTTGCTTGGGGCTATTATCCCGCTCGCCGTTCCCTTCCTGCTGCAAGGGCATATCAGCGCTGTCG
This region includes:
- a CDS encoding malonate--CoA ligase gives rise to the protein MSNHLFDAIKAAARPSSPFILINGGRIWTYDDAIALSGQIAGAIAKLGIQPGDRIAVQIEKSPEALILYLACLRAGAVYLPLNTAYTLAELDYFIGDAEPKLVVVSSSALDPIRKVAAPYGAHVETLNADGSGSLIDLARIEPTDFANVARAPDDLAAILYTSGTTGRSKGAMLTHDNLLSNALTLREFWRVTSDDRLIHALPIFHTHGLFVATNVTLLSGASMILLPKFDPDEVLSLMPNATLLMGVPTFYVRLLQSQKLDREITANIRLFISGSAPLLAETHVEFGKRTGKAILERYGMTETNMNTSNPYDGDRVPGTVGLPLPDVTVRITDPASGAILPAGETGSIEIKGPNVFKGYWRMPEKTAAEFTADGFFISGDLGKIDENGYVHIVGRGKDLVISGGYNIYPKEVESEIDQLEGVVESAVIGVPHPDFGEGVTAIVICKPGVSLDEKAILTALQDRLARYKQPKRIIFLEDLPRNTMGKVQKNVLRQQYADLYAAA
- a CDS encoding SLC13 family permease — its product is MNIEILSIGLLVAIFIIATIQPINMGVLAFGCTFVLGSLIIGMKPADIFAGFPADLFLTLVAVTYLFAIAQINGTIDWLVERSVRMVRGRVGWIPWVMFLVAAIITGFGALGPAAVAILAPVALSFAVQYRIHPVLMGLMVIHGAQAGGFSPISIYGGITNQIVAKAGLPFAPTSLFLSSFFFNLAIAVLVFFVFGGLSILKQRSAVKGPLPELHPEGISASIKGHGGTPAKPFREHAYGTAADTQSKVRLTTEKVTTLIGLTALGVGALVFKFNVGLVAITVAVLLALLSPTTQKAAIDKVSWSTVLLISGIITYVGVMEKAGTIDYVAHGISSLGMPLLVALLLCFTGAIVSAFASSTALLGAIIPLAVPFLLQGHISAVGVVAAIAISTTIVDTSPFSTNGALVVANAPDEQRDKVMRQMLIYSALIALIGPVIAWLVFVVPGII